One window of Neptuniibacter halophilus genomic DNA carries:
- the greB gene encoding transcription elongation factor GreB, with protein sequence MGRWRAPQPRSSKYITAEGYKRLNDELKYLWKVKRPEVTQSVKEAAAQGDRSENAEYIYGKKQLREIDRRVRYLSKRLEDMVVVDRPPTADKRDTVFFAAWVTLLDEDEQEKRYRIVGPDEIDAGSDYISMDSPLARLLLKKQLGDEVCLTKPDGSEIWYEIIAIDYNEASPL encoded by the coding sequence ATGGGCAGATGGCGGGCACCACAGCCACGGAGTTCTAAATACATCACCGCCGAAGGCTACAAAAGACTTAACGATGAACTGAAATACCTGTGGAAGGTGAAGCGTCCGGAAGTGACCCAGTCGGTCAAGGAAGCCGCCGCTCAGGGAGACCGCTCAGAGAACGCTGAATATATCTATGGCAAGAAACAACTGCGTGAGATCGACCGCCGGGTGCGCTACCTTTCCAAACGGCTGGAGGATATGGTGGTGGTCGACCGACCACCCACCGCAGATAAACGGGATACGGTTTTCTTTGCCGCCTGGGTGACGTTGCTGGACGAAGATGAGCAGGAGAAACGCTACCGCATCGTCGGCCCGGATGAGATCGATGCCGGCTCGGATTATATCTCGATGGATTCCCCCCTCGCCCGACTGCTGCTGAAGAAGCAACTGGGAGACGAGGTCTGCCTGACCAAACCCGATGGCAGCGAGATCTGGTATGAGATCATCGCCATCGATTACAACGAGGCCAGCCCGCTCTGA
- the dapE gene encoding succinyl-diaminopimelate desuccinylase, which translates to MTQHLSATIELAKDLINRRSVTPEDAGCQDLMIERLEALGFKIERLQFEEVKNFWARRGDSGPLFCFAGHTDVVPSGPEERWEFPPFEARVEQGMLCGRGAADMKGSLAAFMTALERFIEHHPDHDGSIGLLITSDEEGPWVNGTTRVVDHLEARNEKITWCIVGEPSSTEQVGDVIKNGRRGSLGGSLTVRGVQGHVAYPHLVKNPIHMAAPALAELAAEVWDEGNDFFPPTSFQISNINGGTGVTNVVPGHVDVMFNFRFSTEVTADELKDRVHAILNKHNLEWDIDWTLSGNPFLTAEGNLVEACQASIKAITGLDTELSTSGGTSDGRFIAPTGAQVVELGPINKTIHKVDERVSCKDLDTLSDLYENILARLLSKG; encoded by the coding sequence ATGACCCAACACCTCTCTGCCACCATTGAACTGGCTAAAGACCTGATCAACCGCCGCTCGGTTACCCCCGAGGACGCCGGCTGTCAGGACCTGATGATTGAGCGCCTGGAAGCACTGGGTTTTAAAATCGAGCGACTGCAGTTTGAAGAGGTTAAAAACTTCTGGGCCCGCCGCGGCGATTCCGGCCCGTTGTTCTGTTTTGCCGGCCATACCGATGTCGTCCCTTCCGGTCCGGAAGAGCGCTGGGAGTTCCCGCCGTTTGAAGCCCGGGTTGAACAGGGCATGCTCTGTGGCCGTGGCGCTGCCGATATGAAAGGCAGTCTGGCTGCGTTTATGACCGCTCTGGAGCGCTTTATTGAGCACCACCCGGACCATGACGGCTCCATCGGCCTGCTGATCACCAGCGACGAAGAGGGCCCCTGGGTCAACGGAACCACCCGTGTAGTGGATCATCTGGAAGCCCGTAACGAGAAGATCACCTGGTGTATCGTGGGCGAGCCATCCAGCACTGAACAGGTCGGTGATGTAATCAAGAACGGGCGCCGCGGTTCTCTTGGCGGTAGTCTGACCGTGCGCGGCGTGCAGGGCCATGTTGCTTATCCGCATCTGGTAAAAAACCCGATCCATATGGCGGCACCAGCGCTGGCTGAACTGGCGGCTGAAGTCTGGGATGAAGGCAACGACTTTTTCCCGCCAACCAGCTTCCAGATCTCCAACATTAATGGCGGTACCGGCGTAACCAACGTTGTGCCGGGCCATGTGGATGTGATGTTTAACTTCCGTTTCTCCACTGAAGTCACGGCGGATGAACTGAAAGACCGGGTCCACGCTATTCTCAACAAACACAATCTGGAATGGGACATCGACTGGACGCTGTCCGGCAACCCGTTCCTGACGGCCGAAGGCAATCTGGTAGAAGCCTGTCAGGCATCGATCAAGGCCATTACCGGTCTGGATACCGAGCTGTCCACCTCCGGCGGCACCTCCGATGGTCGTTTTATCGCACCGACCGGTGCTCAGGTTGTTGAACTGGGCCCGATCAATAAAACCATTCACAAGGTGGATGAACGGGTAAGCTGCAAAGATCTGGACACCCTGTCCGACCTTTATGAGAACATTCTTGCCCGTCTGCTGAGCAAGGGCTGA
- a CDS encoding PilZ domain-containing protein, with the protein MNERRIHPRIHVQLPAELATREGESVDVSLINLSLGGMLVEGGPEMAGLKPPVIGAPLELYLHFGIDDQPLHCLCRVVYNQRQSQTCLRYGLSILSIDQQASQVLQGFIDRHLH; encoded by the coding sequence ATGAACGAGAGACGAATTCATCCCCGCATCCATGTGCAGTTACCGGCTGAGCTGGCAACCCGGGAGGGGGAGTCAGTGGACGTCAGTCTGATTAACCTCAGTCTGGGAGGGATGCTGGTGGAAGGCGGGCCTGAAATGGCCGGGCTGAAGCCACCGGTTATCGGGGCTCCGCTGGAGCTGTACCTGCATTTTGGTATCGATGATCAGCCCCTGCACTGCCTTTGCCGGGTGGTCTACAACCAGCGCCAGTCGCAAACATGCCTGCGTTACGGCCTGTCTATTCTCAGCATCGACCAGCAGGCGAGTCAGGTGCTGCAGGGCTTTATTGATCGGCACCTGCACTAA
- a CDS encoding efflux RND transporter periplasmic adaptor subunit: MSNSSTANHSRLVKWLLPLIIVSVATGAFFLLIKSKPQAPSRPVTEKVWSVQTVSAEPGNHQPVLTLYGKVESPRMTHMTAAVTAFVQRVDTDEGRAAEADQLLIQLDDRDARLLVEQRQADVDNYLAQIDAEKVRHQTDLNALKIEKQLQQLSLKTVERYQNLIKRKVSSQEQLDTARRDYHQQSLSITQREQAIADHPNRLNQLEAQLKRARSLLQAAELDLQRTQIRAPFTGRIASLNVAPGDRVQTGAALLSMYSQERLEVRAQIPNRLLPLLRQQIDAEIRGQANLDGQTLTLSLDRVAAAVGSGRAGVDALFRIENGTYLPEPGRSLAIKIQMPAVEQSIAVSPLALYGLNRVYLEKEGRMTAVEVDRIGDLVTSDGAERVLIRSPQIRAGDRIITTQLPNAISGLRVKDVTEPDVIAAQGASDE, from the coding sequence ATGAGCAATTCTTCAACTGCAAATCACTCCCGTCTGGTTAAATGGCTGCTGCCACTGATCATCGTCAGCGTTGCTACAGGTGCCTTTTTCCTGCTGATAAAAAGTAAACCTCAGGCCCCCTCCCGCCCGGTCACCGAAAAAGTATGGAGCGTGCAGACCGTCAGCGCCGAGCCCGGCAACCATCAACCGGTACTGACGCTCTATGGCAAGGTTGAATCACCGCGAATGACCCACATGACGGCCGCAGTCACTGCATTTGTCCAACGCGTTGATACCGATGAAGGGCGTGCCGCTGAAGCGGATCAGTTATTAATTCAGCTGGATGACCGGGACGCCCGTCTGCTGGTCGAGCAACGTCAGGCCGATGTGGACAACTATCTGGCTCAGATCGATGCGGAAAAAGTCCGCCACCAGACCGACCTCAACGCACTGAAAATCGAAAAACAGCTACAGCAGCTCAGCCTGAAAACCGTAGAGCGCTATCAGAACCTGATTAAACGCAAGGTGAGCAGCCAGGAGCAACTGGATACCGCACGCCGGGACTACCACCAGCAGTCTCTCTCCATCACCCAGCGTGAGCAGGCGATTGCAGACCATCCTAACCGCCTGAACCAACTGGAAGCCCAGCTTAAACGTGCCCGCAGCCTGCTTCAGGCCGCCGAACTCGACCTGCAGCGCACCCAGATCCGAGCCCCGTTTACAGGCCGTATTGCCAGCCTCAACGTCGCTCCCGGCGACCGGGTTCAAACCGGTGCTGCGCTGCTCAGTATGTACAGTCAGGAACGACTCGAAGTACGTGCACAAATCCCCAACCGCTTACTGCCCCTGCTACGTCAGCAGATCGATGCAGAAATACGCGGTCAGGCCAATCTGGACGGTCAGACCCTGACCCTGAGTCTCGACCGTGTCGCCGCGGCGGTCGGTTCCGGTCGGGCCGGGGTTGATGCCCTGTTCCGGATTGAAAACGGAACCTACCTGCCCGAACCCGGCCGTTCTCTGGCGATAAAAATCCAGATGCCCGCTGTAGAACAGAGCATCGCGGTTTCTCCCCTCGCACTCTACGGCCTGAACCGTGTCTATCTGGAAAAAGAGGGACGAATGACTGCGGTTGAAGTGGATCGGATCGGCGATCTCGTCACCTCAGACGGGGCTGAACGGGTGCTGATTCGCAGCCCGCAGATCCGTGCCGGCGACCGGATTATCACCACTCAGTTACCCAATGCGATCTCCGGGCTCAGGGTGAAAGACGTCACAGAACCCGACGTAATCGCGGCTCAGGGAGCCTCTGATGAATAA
- a CDS encoding efflux RND transporter permease subunit, translating into MNNYQGPMQNLTAVFASHRVAANLFMMLMILAGVWGLKNLNTQFFPSFELDIITVSVPWSGAAAEDVESSVILPIEEELKSLTGIDTLYSTAQQGSASIRIEVDEDTDVDYLLDEVNQKIDNVRRELPSDVEEPLVQRVIRYEQIASLIISSENGSLEELRPFAQRFEQELLDRGINKIDFTGLPDRQIRIELAAEQLNELNMTMADVASSIRLRSLDLPAGTAAKGDGARQIRSLNQQRDAEGFRQLPVITDQEGRLVRLGDIADVRLTTKDSQVLLQYKGNPAVMIRLRRTENQDTLKSARILNQWLEETRPTLPANISMVTYDERWQPVQQRINLLLKNGLSGLVLVIAILFLFLNARVAFWVTVGIPVSFLATLAVLYGIGGTINMISLFGLIMALGIIVDDAIVVGEDTLTHVQRGEPGLQAAIGGAHRMLAPVTASSLTTIAAFLPLLLISGRIGNILIDIPTVVICVILASLVECFLILPGHLHHSIKGVQDLHPSPLRIRLDNAFNHFRDHRFRRLVKLAVRYRGATVAAALAMFILAIGLMAGGRIKFTFFPAVERDSMVANVQFAAGTDSQIVDRFILHLDKTLAETDAALGGGNVKVAFQRLRSAAFSRTSASGNSGDEFGSLLIELQPGDSREISTAELNRAWRKRIVLPAGIEKFSIDVSQTGPPGKPIEVKLSGTDIRNIKQASLDLQELLKGYVGLSNIDDDLPFGKSQLIYELTPAGKIAGMTLDSVGRQLRAAFDGMEVQNFYQNRDEVEVRIQLRESERDRLSSIEQLPVVLPDGGTTPLSNVVSFRAKQGLDTLTRVDGQLSIKVTADLDESAANADEIIADLKAGKLDQILSQYGISASFEGKNKSQRETLDDMKLGLFLALTLIFIILAWVFASYSWPIAVMLAIPLGLTGAILGHGVMGLSMTILSLFGCFGLSGIVINDSIVLVTFYKQLRKTGMAVEEAIVEAACQRLRAVLLTSLTTIAGLTPILFETSLQAQFLIPMAVAIVFGLAYGTLLILLFVPATLTFIEDMRSRLGLKNHDLPEQDKQVTAQ; encoded by the coding sequence ATGAATAACTATCAGGGGCCTATGCAAAATCTGACAGCCGTCTTCGCCAGCCACCGGGTGGCAGCAAACCTGTTTATGATGCTGATGATCCTCGCCGGTGTCTGGGGGCTGAAAAATCTCAATACTCAGTTTTTCCCCAGCTTCGAGCTGGACATCATCACCGTGTCTGTCCCCTGGAGTGGCGCCGCCGCCGAGGATGTAGAAAGTTCCGTCATCCTGCCAATTGAGGAGGAGCTGAAATCCCTGACCGGTATCGACACCCTCTACTCCACCGCCCAACAGGGCTCTGCCTCCATTCGTATCGAGGTGGATGAAGACACCGATGTTGATTACCTGCTCGATGAGGTAAATCAGAAGATCGACAACGTGCGCCGGGAGCTACCCTCCGATGTGGAGGAACCACTGGTGCAGCGGGTAATCCGCTACGAGCAGATCGCCAGCCTGATTATCAGCAGTGAAAATGGATCGCTGGAGGAGCTGCGTCCTTTCGCCCAGCGCTTTGAGCAGGAGCTGCTCGACCGGGGCATTAACAAGATCGACTTTACCGGCCTGCCCGACCGGCAGATCCGGATCGAGCTGGCCGCAGAACAACTGAACGAACTGAACATGACCATGGCCGACGTGGCCAGCAGCATCCGCCTGCGCAGCCTTGATCTGCCCGCCGGCACCGCCGCGAAAGGCGACGGCGCGCGGCAGATTCGCAGCCTGAATCAGCAGCGTGATGCAGAAGGGTTTCGCCAGTTACCGGTAATCACCGATCAGGAGGGGCGTCTGGTTCGTCTCGGCGATATCGCAGACGTCAGACTGACCACTAAAGACAGTCAGGTACTGCTGCAGTACAAAGGCAACCCTGCGGTGATGATTCGCCTGCGCCGCACCGAAAATCAGGACACCCTGAAATCCGCCAGAATTCTCAACCAGTGGCTGGAGGAAACCCGGCCCACCCTGCCGGCCAATATCAGCATGGTCACCTATGACGAGCGCTGGCAACCGGTGCAACAGCGTATCAACCTGCTGCTGAAAAACGGCCTCAGTGGGCTGGTACTGGTCATCGCCATTCTGTTCCTGTTTCTGAACGCCCGGGTCGCCTTCTGGGTCACCGTGGGCATTCCGGTCTCGTTCCTGGCGACGTTGGCAGTACTGTACGGTATTGGCGGCACGATCAATATGATCAGCCTGTTCGGCCTTATCATGGCGCTGGGGATCATTGTTGACGATGCAATCGTCGTCGGAGAGGACACCCTGACCCACGTTCAGCGCGGCGAACCCGGCCTGCAGGCCGCGATCGGCGGCGCCCACCGGATGCTGGCCCCGGTTACCGCCTCATCTCTGACCACCATCGCCGCGTTTTTGCCACTGCTGCTGATCAGCGGCCGGATCGGTAATATCCTCATCGATATTCCGACGGTCGTGATCTGTGTGATTCTCGCCTCGTTGGTCGAGTGTTTCCTGATCCTGCCCGGCCACCTGCACCACAGCATTAAAGGGGTTCAGGACCTGCACCCTTCGCCCCTGCGTATCCGGCTGGACAATGCGTTCAACCACTTCCGTGACCACCGTTTCCGCCGTCTGGTGAAACTGGCGGTGCGTTACCGGGGAGCCACTGTGGCCGCCGCTCTGGCGATGTTTATCCTTGCCATCGGTCTGATGGCCGGCGGGCGGATCAAATTCACCTTTTTCCCGGCGGTTGAACGCGACAGCATGGTTGCAAACGTACAATTTGCTGCCGGTACCGACAGCCAGATCGTCGACCGTTTTATCCTCCATCTGGACAAAACGCTGGCAGAGACAGACGCAGCACTGGGAGGAGGCAATGTTAAAGTAGCCTTCCAGCGACTGCGCAGCGCCGCCTTCTCCCGCACCTCCGCATCGGGCAACAGCGGTGACGAATTTGGCTCCCTGCTGATTGAGCTGCAGCCCGGCGACAGCCGCGAAATCAGCACGGCGGAACTGAACCGTGCCTGGCGAAAACGGATTGTGCTCCCGGCCGGTATCGAAAAGTTCTCCATCGATGTTTCCCAGACCGGGCCACCGGGCAAACCGATCGAGGTTAAGCTTTCCGGCACCGATATCCGCAATATCAAACAGGCATCACTGGATTTGCAGGAGTTGCTGAAAGGTTATGTCGGCCTGAGCAATATCGACGACGACCTGCCATTTGGTAAATCTCAGTTGATCTACGAGCTGACGCCGGCCGGTAAAATCGCCGGTATGACGCTGGACAGCGTCGGCCGTCAGTTACGGGCCGCGTTTGATGGCATGGAGGTACAGAACTTCTACCAGAATCGTGATGAGGTAGAAGTACGCATTCAGTTGCGTGAATCCGAGCGGGACCGGCTCAGCAGTATCGAGCAACTGCCGGTGGTACTGCCCGATGGCGGCACCACACCGCTGAGTAACGTCGTCAGTTTCCGCGCTAAACAGGGGCTCGATACCCTGACCCGGGTGGACGGACAACTGTCGATCAAAGTGACCGCCGATCTGGATGAATCCGCAGCCAACGCCGATGAGATCATCGCCGACCTGAAGGCAGGCAAACTGGATCAGATTCTCAGCCAGTACGGTATCAGCGCCAGCTTTGAGGGTAAAAACAAGAGTCAGCGCGAAACCCTCGACGACATGAAGCTCGGCCTGTTCCTGGCTCTGACGCTGATTTTCATTATCCTCGCCTGGGTCTTCGCGTCTTATAGCTGGCCGATTGCGGTGATGCTGGCGATTCCTCTGGGGCTGACCGGTGCGATTCTGGGCCACGGCGTAATGGGCCTGAGCATGACCATCCTTTCGCTGTTCGGCTGTTTCGGCTTGTCCGGTATCGTCATTAACGACTCGATTGTGCTCGTGACGTTTTACAAACAACTGCGAAAAACCGGTATGGCCGTAGAAGAGGCCATTGTAGAAGCGGCGTGTCAGCGTTTGCGGGCGGTATTACTGACCTCCCTGACCACCATTGCCGGTCTGACGCCGATTCTGTTTGAGACCTCGCTGCAGGCCCAGTTCCTGATTCCGATGGCGGTTGCTATCGTTTTTGGTCTCGCTTACGGCACACTGCTGATCCTGCTGTTTGTACCGGCAACCCTGACGTTTATCGAAGATATGCGCAGCAGGCTGGGGCTGAAAAACCATGACCTCCCGGAGCAGGATAAACAGGTGACTGCGCAATAG
- the dapD gene encoding 2,3,4,5-tetrahydropyridine-2,6-dicarboxylate N-succinyltransferase, translating into MANFAFGLGVGTKSSAGELLEVYYNAPLLNADEAMLKAVADKVGYNGGNQAIELQESQLKDLEAAFLSVGAEEQAEIVEILEGTQQPLLLCILENDEAPASTAEAYLKLSLLSHRLVKPHGINLTGIFGLLPNVAWTSEGAISLDDLPKRQLAARAQGRILSVNSVDKFPKMTDYVVPAGIRIGDATRVRLGAHVGEGTTVMHEGFVNFNAGTLGVSMVEGRISAGVVVGNGSDLGGGCSTMGTLSGGNNVVISVGENCLLGANAGLGLPLGDRCTLEAGLYVTAGSKVTLLDDQNNEVGTVKAAELAGKPDLLFRRNSQNGRIEVKTNKSAIELNEELHKHN; encoded by the coding sequence ATGGCAAATTTTGCATTCGGCCTGGGTGTAGGCACCAAGTCTTCCGCCGGTGAACTGCTGGAAGTTTATTACAACGCACCTCTGCTGAACGCAGACGAGGCGATGCTGAAGGCGGTTGCCGATAAGGTCGGCTATAACGGCGGCAATCAGGCGATTGAACTGCAGGAATCACAGCTCAAAGATCTGGAAGCTGCCTTCCTGTCTGTCGGCGCTGAAGAGCAGGCAGAGATCGTAGAGATTCTGGAAGGCACTCAGCAGCCACTGCTGCTGTGCATTCTGGAAAACGACGAAGCGCCAGCCAGCACGGCTGAAGCCTACCTGAAGCTGTCCCTGCTGTCGCACCGTCTGGTTAAGCCTCATGGTATCAACCTGACCGGCATCTTCGGCCTGCTGCCTAACGTTGCCTGGACCAGCGAAGGCGCTATCTCTCTGGACGATCTGCCAAAACGCCAGCTGGCTGCCCGTGCTCAGGGCCGCATCCTGAGCGTTAACTCTGTGGATAAATTCCCGAAAATGACGGATTACGTGGTACCTGCCGGCATCCGTATCGGTGACGCGACCCGCGTTCGTCTGGGCGCACACGTGGGCGAAGGCACCACAGTTATGCACGAAGGTTTCGTTAACTTCAACGCCGGCACACTGGGCGTAAGCATGGTTGAAGGCCGTATCTCTGCGGGCGTTGTGGTAGGTAACGGTTCCGATCTGGGCGGTGGATGCTCTACGATGGGCACTCTGTCCGGCGGCAACAACGTAGTGATCTCTGTTGGCGAAAACTGCCTGCTGGGTGCCAACGCAGGTCTGGGTCTGCCTCTGGGCGATCGCTGCACTCTGGAAGCGGGTCTGTACGTCACTGCGGGCTCCAAAGTCACACTGCTGGATGACCAGAACAACGAAGTCGGCACCGTAAAAGCCGCTGAACTGGCCGGCAAACCTGACCTGCTGTTCCGTCGCAACTCCCAGAACGGTCGTATTGAGGTGAAAACCAACAAAAGCGCGATCGAACTGAACGAAGAGCTGCACAAGCACAACTAA
- a CDS encoding ArsC family reductase — protein MITIYGIPNCDTIKKARKWLEANGVDYQFHDFRKQGLSAEQLQGWADELGWETLLNKRGTTWRQQPDEVKANIDEASAIALMLEHPAMIKRPVLDTGALRKVGFKDTEYAALLG, from the coding sequence ATGATTACGATTTACGGAATCCCTAACTGCGATACCATCAAAAAAGCCCGTAAATGGCTGGAAGCCAATGGCGTAGACTATCAGTTCCACGACTTCCGCAAACAGGGCCTGAGCGCAGAGCAGTTGCAGGGCTGGGCAGATGAGCTGGGGTGGGAAACCCTGCTCAACAAACGCGGCACCACATGGCGCCAGCAGCCTGATGAAGTGAAAGCCAATATCGATGAAGCATCCGCCATCGCGCTGATGCTGGAACATCCGGCCATGATCAAACGCCCGGTGCTGGACACCGGCGCGCTGCGCAAGGTCGGCTTTAAAGATACAGAATATGCGGCGTTGCTGGGTTAA
- the dapC gene encoding succinyldiaminopimelate transaminase: MNRDLSLLQPYPFEKLTALKAEVTPPADLEHIALSIGEPKHPAPPFVAECLTDNIDKLANYPTTKGMPELRQAIAEWCTRRFQLAEGSLNAEDHVLPVNGTREAIFAFTQAAVNRAPDALVLSPNPFYQIYEGAAYLAGAEPYYLNCLPENGFIPDYDAIPESVWQRCQLLFICSPSNPTGAVTDLPTLKKLIALSDKYDFIIASDECYSEIYLDEAQPPVGLLQACAELGRNDYKNCVVMHSLSKRSNLPGLRSGFIAGDASLLGPFLSYRTYHGCSMPIQHQLASIAAWKDEDHVLDNRDQYRHKFDAVIRILEPVMDVQRPEASFYLWAKTPIADDKFAQGLFASQNVTVLPGRYLSRETEGQLPGAGFVRMALVATVDECVEAAQRIRDYVESL; this comes from the coding sequence ATGAACCGCGATCTCAGTCTGCTCCAGCCCTACCCATTTGAAAAACTGACCGCACTCAAAGCTGAGGTAACGCCACCGGCGGATCTGGAACATATTGCCCTCTCCATCGGTGAACCGAAACACCCGGCACCACCGTTCGTCGCTGAGTGTCTGACCGATAATATCGATAAACTGGCCAACTACCCGACCACCAAAGGGATGCCGGAGCTGCGTCAGGCGATTGCTGAGTGGTGCACCCGTCGCTTCCAACTGGCCGAAGGCAGCCTGAATGCAGAAGACCATGTCCTGCCAGTTAACGGTACCCGTGAAGCGATCTTTGCCTTCACTCAGGCCGCGGTCAACCGCGCCCCGGATGCGCTGGTACTGTCGCCAAATCCGTTCTATCAAATATACGAAGGCGCCGCTTATCTGGCAGGTGCAGAGCCGTACTACCTGAACTGCCTGCCGGAAAACGGTTTTATCCCGGATTATGATGCCATTCCTGAATCCGTATGGCAGCGTTGCCAGTTGCTGTTTATCTGCTCACCGAGCAACCCGACCGGCGCAGTAACCGATCTGCCCACCCTGAAGAAACTGATCGCACTGTCCGACAAGTACGATTTCATTATCGCTTCAGACGAATGCTACTCCGAGATCTATCTGGATGAAGCGCAGCCACCGGTTGGCCTGCTGCAGGCCTGTGCCGAGCTGGGCCGTAACGATTACAAAAACTGCGTGGTCATGCACAGCCTGTCGAAACGCTCCAACCTGCCGGGTCTGCGTTCCGGGTTCATTGCCGGAGATGCGTCTCTGCTGGGGCCGTTCCTGTCCTACCGGACTTACCATGGCTGCTCCATGCCGATTCAGCACCAACTGGCGTCGATTGCAGCCTGGAAAGATGAAGACCACGTGCTCGATAACCGCGACCAGTATCGCCATAAATTCGATGCGGTGATCCGCATTCTGGAGCCGGTGATGGACGTACAGCGTCCTGAAGCCAGCTTCTACCTCTGGGCGAAAACCCCGATTGCAGACGACAAATTTGCTCAGGGCCTGTTCGCTTCACAGAATGTAACCGTACTTCCGGGACGTTATCTCTCCCGTGAAACCGAAGGTCAGTTGCCGGGTGCCGGATTTGTCCGCATGGCGCTGGTTGCCACCGTAGATGAGTGCGTGGAAGCAGCCCAACGTATCCGCGATTACGTTGAATCACTGTAA
- a CDS encoding putative RNA methyltransferase: MQLTCPVCQALLKQQETNLRCDNNHSFDAARQGYWNLLLAHKKRSRDPGDNPAMVQARRAFLDQGFYQPLSDQINQLALSSLGDTEHPSVLDMGCGEGYYTDRLQQALLEAQVDAELYGLDISKHAVKAACQRSKQIHWLVASGASTPLPDNSLSLQLVLFSRLMPEALAKPMQPGAALLVAWPGEQHLIELRKLIYQEIRESQFDPVSTLAEQFSLQSIQPVSYSFTLNSPEQISTLLQMTPHGQRLKQEARERICQLPELELTLDVNLGLFLRR; encoded by the coding sequence ATGCAGCTAACCTGCCCGGTCTGTCAGGCCCTGCTGAAGCAGCAGGAAACCAACCTTCGCTGCGATAATAACCACAGCTTTGACGCTGCGCGTCAGGGCTACTGGAATCTGCTGCTGGCGCATAAAAAGCGCTCCAGAGATCCGGGCGACAATCCAGCCATGGTGCAGGCACGCCGGGCATTTCTGGATCAGGGGTTTTATCAGCCCCTGTCTGATCAGATCAATCAACTGGCCCTTTCGTCACTGGGTGACACAGAGCACCCGTCGGTTCTGGATATGGGCTGCGGCGAGGGCTATTACACCGATCGCCTGCAACAGGCCCTGCTAGAGGCTCAGGTCGATGCAGAACTATACGGGCTGGATATCTCCAAGCACGCAGTCAAAGCGGCCTGCCAGCGCAGCAAACAGATCCACTGGCTGGTTGCTTCCGGGGCCAGCACACCACTGCCTGATAACAGCCTGAGCCTGCAACTGGTCTTGTTCAGCCGACTGATGCCGGAAGCGTTAGCGAAACCCATGCAGCCCGGTGCCGCCCTGTTGGTTGCCTGGCCCGGTGAACAACACCTGATAGAACTGCGCAAACTGATCTATCAGGAGATCCGCGAAAGCCAGTTTGACCCGGTAAGCACGCTCGCAGAGCAGTTCAGTCTGCAATCAATCCAGCCGGTCAGTTATTCGTTCACGCTGAACAGCCCCGAGCAGATCAGCACTCTGCTGCAGATGACTCCTCACGGCCAGCGACTTAAGCAGGAAGCCCGCGAACGTATCTGCCAGCTACCCGAACTGGAGCTGACACTGGATGTCAATCTGGGCCTGTTTCTGCGTCGATGA